One window from the genome of Anaerococcus sp. Marseille-Q7828 encodes:
- the pknB gene encoding Stk1 family PASTA domain-containing Ser/Thr kinase, producing MEKLVLDGRYEIIEQIGVGGMAKVYKAKDRLLDRFVAIKVLKDQYAEDSEFLKKFNNEAQSAAKLSHVNIVNVFDIGEDLYKGQRIYYIVMEYVEGQTLKDLILSKGKLSNQEIIDYSVQIAKALRMAHNAGIIHRDIKPQNILIDNYGLLKVTDFGIARVSSNATITYTSSILGTVHYISPEQAKGNIVDEKSDLYSLGAVMYEMATGKVPFDADNSVGIALMHIQDEPVIAKELNPDLSDHLNYIIMKLLKKEASERFLNTRELIDALEDEDYIYDQEDLSETAPIPIVVPKDKVTSKVYQQNYDEEEEKEKEAVYVSNPDKKKSSNKDKKAKKLWPLIILALVLVAAVYFLRNRTSSKQIEVPTVLNLNQSQAINELERRGLKANISLTEESDEYEIGKVMSQDPSPNTKVDRGSQVNLVISKGREVEVPDLRNMTIAQAEEVLKEAGLRLGRTMTQKSDNVDKDLIISQDPRSYSKLQAGSEIDVTVSTGPDGRVETIEVPNVLGHTEQDARAILSQAGLALANVNYYNSDNTQQGLVMNQSIAAGTRVAKDSQIEISISTGPKEEIPEENDIKDVELRVEITEPKDQYNVVVYDIVNGQRGQSIYSGTQTYAEVENNGGVLIVNVRASVGAYLEIVVDGQSYGVTAVNQ from the coding sequence ATGGAAAAATTAGTTTTAGACGGAAGGTATGAAATTATAGAGCAAATAGGCGTAGGAGGTATGGCCAAAGTTTACAAGGCCAAGGATAGACTCCTGGACCGATTTGTAGCTATCAAGGTTCTTAAAGACCAATACGCAGAAGATAGCGAATTTCTCAAAAAATTTAATAATGAAGCCCAATCTGCTGCCAAACTATCCCATGTAAACATTGTAAATGTCTTTGATATAGGAGAGGACCTATACAAGGGACAAAGAATATATTATATAGTAATGGAATATGTGGAAGGTCAAACTCTTAAGGATTTGATTTTATCAAAGGGTAAGCTATCTAACCAAGAAATAATAGATTATTCTGTCCAAATAGCCAAAGCTCTTAGGATGGCTCACAATGCTGGGATAATCCATAGAGATATCAAACCTCAAAACATTCTAATTGATAATTATGGTCTACTTAAAGTAACCGATTTTGGTATAGCAAGGGTTTCATCAAATGCTACGATAACCTACACTAGTTCCATTCTAGGAACAGTCCATTATATTTCACCAGAACAAGCCAAGGGCAATATAGTTGACGAGAAGAGTGATCTTTATTCCCTAGGTGCTGTAATGTATGAGATGGCAACTGGCAAAGTACCATTTGATGCTGATAACTCTGTTGGCATTGCTCTTATGCATATACAAGATGAACCAGTTATTGCCAAAGAACTTAATCCAGACCTGTCAGATCATCTAAATTATATAATAATGAAGCTTCTAAAAAAGGAAGCATCAGAAAGATTTTTAAATACTAGAGAATTGATAGATGCATTGGAAGATGAAGATTATATTTATGACCAGGAAGATCTTTCAGAAACTGCTCCAATCCCAATAGTTGTTCCAAAAGATAAGGTTACTAGCAAAGTTTACCAGCAAAACTACGATGAAGAAGAGGAAAAGGAAAAAGAAGCAGTTTATGTTTCAAATCCTGACAAGAAAAAATCTTCCAACAAGGATAAAAAGGCAAAAAAACTTTGGCCACTTATAATTCTAGCCTTAGTTCTAGTAGCAGCGGTGTATTTTTTAAGAAACAGGACTAGCAGTAAGCAAATCGAAGTACCAACGGTATTAAACCTCAATCAATCTCAAGCTATAAATGAACTTGAAAGAAGAGGGCTAAAGGCAAATATCTCACTAACAGAAGAAAGTGATGAATACGAAATTGGCAAGGTAATGAGCCAAGACCCAAGCCCAAACACCAAGGTTGACAGAGGGAGTCAAGTCAACTTAGTCATAAGTAAAGGCAGGGAAGTCGAAGTTCCAGACCTTAGAAATATGACCATAGCCCAGGCTGAAGAAGTCCTAAAAGAAGCTGGCCTTAGACTAGGCCGTACTATGACACAAAAAAGCGACAATGTAGATAAGGACCTGATTATTAGCCAAGATCCAAGATCATATAGCAAACTTCAAGCTGGAAGTGAAATAGATGTTACAGTAAGTACTGGTCCAGATGGCAGAGTTGAAACTATTGAAGTTCCAAATGTCCTTGGTCACACTGAACAAGATGCCAGAGCTATTTTAAGCCAAGCTGGTCTAGCTCTTGCGAATGTCAACTACTACAATAGTGACAATACACAACAAGGACTTGTAATGAATCAGTCAATAGCAGCAGGTACAAGAGTTGCCAAGGATTCTCAAATAGAGATATCCATTTCAACAGGTCCAAAAGAAGAAATTCCAGAAGAAAATGATATAAAAGATGTCGAACTAAGAGTTGAAATAACAGAGCCAAAAGACCAATACAATGTAGTAGTTTACGATATAGTAAACGGTCAAAGAGGCCAAAGCATTTATAGTGGAACACAAACTTATGCAGAAGTTGAAAACAATGGCGGAGTGCTCATAGTAAACGTAAGAGCAAGCGTAGGAGCCTATCTAGAAATAGTTGTAGATGGTCAATCCTACGGAGTAACTGCGGTAAATCAATGA
- the rsgA gene encoding ribosome small subunit-dependent GTPase A yields MIGKIIKAQKDLYYVKSKDEIYMSKARGNFRIRGIKPLVGDNVKIELTEDNTAYITQILDRQNEIKRPNIANIDQMLVFVTITDPPLNLFNLDKYLAMCEHENIDVVIIISKIDLTTDEKIDQIIDIYEPLAYRIVSIDNYNDFPMDVIIPILKGKTSAVSGASGVGKSTFLNNLVEKNIEIGEISQKSKRGKNTTRHTEIFAIDEDTFIFDTPGFDSFDFDFIEDENQLKYTFREMKNANCKFKDCNHINEPNCQVKESLKEGEISQNRYDNYKMLFNQLKERRENKW; encoded by the coding sequence ATGATTGGTAAAATTATAAAAGCACAAAAAGATCTCTACTATGTCAAAAGCAAAGACGAGATTTATATGTCAAAAGCAAGGGGGAATTTTCGCATAAGGGGGATTAAGCCTCTTGTTGGCGACAATGTTAAGATAGAATTAACAGAAGATAATACAGCCTACATTACACAAATACTTGATAGGCAAAATGAAATCAAAAGGCCAAACATTGCAAATATAGATCAAATGTTAGTTTTTGTAACTATCACTGATCCACCTTTGAATTTATTTAATCTTGATAAGTATCTGGCTATGTGCGAACATGAAAACATTGATGTTGTAATTATAATATCCAAAATCGACCTTACAACTGATGAAAAAATTGATCAAATAATTGATATATATGAGCCTCTTGCCTATAGAATAGTAAGTATAGATAATTATAATGATTTTCCAATGGATGTGATAATCCCAATATTAAAAGGAAAAACTTCGGCAGTTTCAGGAGCCTCAGGAGTTGGTAAAAGCACATTTTTAAATAATCTTGTAGAAAAAAATATAGAAATTGGTGAGATTTCCCAAAAATCAAAGAGGGGGAAGAATACAACTCGTCATACAGAGATTTTTGCCATAGATGAAGATACCTTTATCTTTGATACTCCAGGCTTTGATAGTTTTGATTTTGATTTTATAGAAGATGAAAATCAACTTAAATATACTTTTAGGGAAATGAAAAACGCAAACTGTAAGTTTAAAGATTGTAATCATATAAATGAGCCAAATTGCCAAGTGAAAGAGTCCTTAAAAGAGGGTGAGATTTCACAAAACAGGTATGATAATTACAAAATGTTATTTAATCAATTGAAAGAAAGGCGAGAAAACAAATGGTAG
- the rpe gene encoding ribulose-phosphate 3-epimerase: MVELAPSILSCNFANLEEDIKKTQGTDLKMLHVDVMDGIFVPNISFGFKVIGDLRKITDYYFDTHLMIEEPIRYIKDFKKAGVDRLTIHYEACKNLYETIKEIKDNGMEVGLTFKPATDMNLMLPYLDKIDLLLVMSVEPGFGGQSFMEDSLDKIRFFRKYIDDNNLDVKIQVDGGIKTTNVDKVIDAGCDIVVAGSDVFASDIREKINKYYQIFKEKSL, from the coding sequence ATGGTAGAACTAGCTCCTTCAATATTATCTTGTAACTTTGCAAACTTAGAAGAAGACATAAAAAAAACTCAGGGAACAGATTTAAAAATGCTCCATGTAGACGTTATGGATGGAATATTTGTTCCAAACATTTCTTTTGGCTTCAAGGTTATAGGAGATCTTAGAAAGATTACTGATTACTATTTTGACACTCATCTTATGATCGAAGAGCCAATCAGATACATCAAAGATTTTAAGAAAGCAGGTGTAGATAGACTAACAATTCACTATGAAGCTTGCAAAAACCTTTATGAAACTATAAAGGAAATCAAAGATAATGGTATGGAAGTTGGTCTTACTTTTAAACCAGCAACTGATATGAACCTAATGCTTCCTTACCTTGATAAGATTGACTTGTTGCTTGTAATGAGCGTAGAACCAGGCTTTGGAGGTCAAAGCTTTATGGAAGATTCGCTTGATAAAATCAGATTTTTTAGAAAATACATAGATGATAATAATCTAGATGTAAAAATCCAAGTGGATGGTGGGATCAAAACTACAAATGTCGATAAGGTAATAGATGCAGGTTGTGATATTGTTGTAGCTGGTTCAGACGTTTTTGCTAGCGATATAAGAGAAAAAATAAATAAATACTACCAAATATTTAAGGAAAAGTCACTATAA
- a CDS encoding catalase has protein sequence MTKKENKHDFKKAPLTPPGLDKVKKVADNAKQKDLKNNKVDNKGKAFTTNKGLKMAEDEFSLKAGRRGPTLLEDFHLREKIMHFDHERIPERIVHARGVGAHGVFKCTKDMSEYTKACLFTEEGKETPLFTRISTVAGFRGSTDTPRDVRGFALKFYTEEGNYDIAGNNMPVFFIQDAIKFPDFVHAVKPEPDTEVPQAQSAHDTFWDFISRNQESAHMTMWAMSDRAIPLNLRMIDGFAVHTFRFVNAEGKGTFVRFQWNPQLGVHSRVWDETLKVSGNDPDSQRKDLYDAIDEGNYPVWDFCVQLLPEEKEFDFPFDILDPTKVWPEEDIPKIKIGEIILNRNVDNFFAETEQVAFNPGNIIPGIDFSNDPLLQGRLFSYTDTQLLRLGGPNFAQIPINRPIAEVHNNQRDGWHQHMINQGPVSYQKSAIDDQSPYYESVENGGYEHYQEKVDGQVIKDRDDSFRDHFSQATAFYNSLSKVEQKHIIDAFSFELSKVKREEIRQNVVDMFANVDKAMAEEIAKNVGADKPDAKRGFDPVGTKPTKEAKSVKMPEFSQENTIFKPDTLKVGIYSDNDDDFDFKKLVKAIKASKAKAEIIQGNLNKTKDGLMVNHRYESIHPVLEDGLIIVVPEKPSHDFMKNVGEFADETFKHYKPLWIIGDPTDILSEDKQKGDGVMVTKDGKDIDKFIENLSKQRFWDRDGSN, from the coding sequence ATGACAAAAAAAGAGAACAAACATGATTTTAAGAAAGCACCTCTAACTCCTCCAGGATTAGATAAGGTTAAAAAAGTAGCCGATAATGCTAAGCAAAAAGATTTAAAAAATAATAAAGTTGATAACAAAGGCAAGGCTTTTACTACAAATAAAGGTCTAAAAATGGCTGAGGATGAATTTTCATTAAAGGCTGGCAGACGTGGACCAACTTTATTGGAAGACTTTCATCTAAGAGAAAAAATTATGCACTTTGACCACGAAAGAATTCCTGAAAGAATTGTCCATGCCCGTGGTGTAGGTGCACATGGCGTGTTTAAATGTACAAAAGATATGAGCGAATACACTAAGGCTTGTCTATTTACTGAGGAAGGCAAAGAGACTCCACTATTTACTAGAATTTCTACAGTAGCAGGTTTTAGGGGCTCTACAGATACACCTCGTGATGTTCGTGGCTTCGCTCTCAAATTTTATACAGAAGAAGGCAACTACGATATTGCAGGAAATAATATGCCGGTTTTCTTCATCCAAGATGCTATCAAGTTCCCTGATTTTGTTCATGCAGTAAAGCCAGAACCAGATACTGAAGTACCACAAGCTCAGTCAGCTCACGATACATTTTGGGATTTTATAAGCCGCAACCAAGAATCAGCACATATGACTATGTGGGCTATGAGTGATAGGGCAATACCACTAAACTTAAGAATGATAGATGGCTTTGCTGTTCACACCTTTAGATTTGTTAATGCAGAAGGCAAGGGAACATTTGTTCGTTTCCAATGGAATCCACAACTAGGTGTTCATTCTAGAGTATGGGATGAGACCTTGAAAGTATCAGGGAATGATCCAGATAGCCAAAGAAAAGATTTGTACGATGCAATAGATGAGGGCAACTATCCAGTTTGGGACTTCTGTGTCCAATTATTGCCAGAAGAAAAAGAATTTGATTTCCCATTTGATATCTTGGACCCAACAAAAGTATGGCCAGAAGAAGATATACCAAAAATAAAAATTGGTGAAATAATTTTAAATAGAAATGTTGATAACTTCTTTGCGGAAACTGAACAAGTTGCCTTTAACCCTGGCAATATTATTCCTGGAATCGACTTTTCAAATGATCCACTTCTTCAAGGCAGACTTTTCTCATATACTGATACCCAACTACTAAGACTTGGTGGACCAAACTTTGCTCAAATTCCAATAAACAGACCAATCGCAGAAGTTCATAACAACCAAAGAGATGGTTGGCACCAACATATGATTAATCAAGGACCAGTTTCTTATCAAAAATCTGCTATCGACGACCAATCACCATATTATGAAAGTGTTGAAAATGGTGGTTATGAACATTACCAAGAAAAGGTTGACGGACAAGTTATCAAAGACCGTGACGATAGCTTCAGAGATCACTTCTCCCAAGCAACAGCATTTTATAATTCACTATCAAAAGTTGAACAAAAACATATTATTGATGCATTTTCTTTTGAACTATCAAAGGTAAAAAGAGAAGAAATCAGACAAAATGTTGTAGATATGTTTGCCAATGTTGATAAGGCAATGGCAGAAGAAATTGCAAAAAATGTTGGAGCTGATAAGCCAGATGCCAAACGTGGTTTCGACCCTGTAGGAACAAAACCTACAAAAGAAGCAAAATCAGTTAAAATGCCTGAATTTTCTCAAGAAAATACTATCTTTAAGCCAGATACACTTAAAGTTGGCATATACTCTGATAATGACGATGACTTTGACTTCAAAAAACTTGTAAAAGCTATAAAAGCTAGTAAGGCAAAGGCAGAAATCATACAAGGCAATTTAAATAAGACCAAAGATGGTTTGATGGTAAATCATAGATATGAATCAATCCATCCAGTACTAGAAGATGGGCTAATCATAGTAGTTCCAGAAAAACCAAGCCATGATTTTATGAAAAATGTAGGCGAGTTTGCAGATGAAACCTTCAAACACTACAAACCATTATGGATTATAGGAGATCCTACTGATATTCTTAGTGAAGATAAGCAAAAAGGCGATGGTGTAATGGTTACTAAGGATGGTAAGGATATCGATAAATTTATAGAAAACTTAAGTAAACAAAGATTCTGGGATAGAGACGGATCAAATTAG
- the rpmB gene encoding 50S ribosomal protein L28 yields MAKACDICGKGTKSGNTITFSHKNVNRTFKPNVHKIRAIVDGSPKSINVCTKCLKSGKVQKA; encoded by the coding sequence ATGGCAAAAGCATGTGATATTTGTGGAAAAGGTACAAAATCAGGTAATACTATTACTTTCTCACACAAAAATGTTAACAGAACTTTTAAACCAAATGTGCATAAAATAAGAGCTATAGTAGATGGATCTCCAAAATCAATCAACGTATGTACTAAATGTTTAAAATCTGGAAAAGTACAAAAAGCATAA
- the murB gene encoding UDP-N-acetylmuramate dehydrogenase yields the protein MDYKSIYEGKDFGDISFGTALKDYTTWGIGGPADVLVKVNNEEQLKNLLIFNNENNIKTTVIGLGSNLLITDKGIRGCVLVLADNYDDIKLNGTEITVLAGTSLNKAAKYSIDNGLTGMEEISGIPGSVGGAVSMNAGAYGKEIKDVCISVKAFDLAGNEYNFTNDQMNFSYRHSKIFDQDLIVSSATFKLQNDDNNEALEKYEDYTNRRETKQPLDKKSAGSTFKRPEGSYASKLIDECGLRGYRVGDCQVSEKHCGFIINAGEATSADMLAFIEEVAGIVYEKTGFKLEREVKLIGDL from the coding sequence ATGGATTACAAATCTATCTACGAGGGTAAGGACTTTGGGGATATTTCCTTTGGTACAGCTCTCAAAGATTACACAACTTGGGGCATCGGTGGACCAGCTGATGTGCTAGTTAAAGTAAATAATGAAGAACAATTAAAAAATCTTTTGATATTTAATAATGAAAACAATATAAAAACAACCGTAATAGGACTTGGATCAAATCTTCTCATAACAGATAAGGGTATAAGGGGATGTGTCTTAGTCTTAGCCGACAATTATGATGATATCAAGCTTAATGGAACTGAGATAACAGTTCTTGCGGGTACTTCACTAAATAAAGCAGCAAAATATTCAATTGATAATGGCCTAACCGGTATGGAAGAAATTTCTGGTATACCAGGGTCAGTTGGTGGAGCAGTTTCTATGAATGCGGGCGCCTATGGCAAGGAAATCAAAGATGTTTGCATTAGTGTAAAAGCATTTGACCTAGCTGGCAATGAATATAATTTTACTAATGATCAAATGAACTTTTCTTACAGACATTCAAAAATATTTGACCAAGATCTCATAGTTTCTAGTGCTACTTTTAAATTACAAAACGATGATAATAATGAAGCTTTGGAAAAGTATGAAGACTATACAAATAGACGTGAGACTAAGCAGCCACTAGATAAGAAATCCGCAGGCTCTACTTTTAAAAGGCCAGAAGGCTCATATGCATCCAAGCTTATTGATGAGTGTGGACTAAGAGGTTACAGAGTTGGAGATTGCCAAGTTAGCGAAAAGCACTGTGGATTTATCATCAATGCAGGAGAAGCTACTAGTGCTGATATGCTAGCCTTCATAGAAGAAGTTGCAGGCATTGTTTATGAAAAAACAGGTTTTAAGTTAGAACGTGAGGTTAAATTAATCGGAGACTTATAA